A single genomic interval of Apis cerana isolate GH-2021 linkage group LG14, AcerK_1.0, whole genome shotgun sequence harbors:
- the LOC107998758 gene encoding vacuolar protein sorting-associated protein 11 homolog isoform X1 — translation MAFLEWRRFNFFDLKKEVDGGKVATALGDAQVIAATSGNGTLVFGDNTGNVHLVNRTYDVITFRAYDLTLTLAQQVQHSTFLFTIGEDEPGCNPTIKVWNLAKPDKQGNPTCVRISRAIPSYRGVPATALCVHTSLTLMAVGFGDGSIMLYRGDLTRERRNKIKVLKVTNVSITGLAIRSSGKQNHLFVATTNSVFLYNITVKDKEFKSSLDTMGCARKCSVLAESMQDSHFMIGRNDAIYCYTPDGRGPCYAVEGQKIMLEWFRSYLVIIAKEAANVPRTTTISAKPSTIEPIPPGVDKHMITVLDIQNKFIVFSASMLSVQAVLSEWGGFFILSGDNKLYNLDEKDLQSKLALLFKKNLYDVSIRIAKNQQYDAEGLVDIFRQYGDHLYSKGDHNGAIEQYIKTIGKLEPSYVIRKFLDSQHIDNLTTYLQALHKNGQATEDHTTLLLNCYTKLNHTDKLKEFIMTKDREVDFDVEIAIKVCRQASPEDALLLAQKHGRHECYLRIQIEDKQEYKKALEYIATLEFEEAESNMKKYGNILIENVPDESTQFLKALCTNYRPSNKPLVDQETLYGNICQDVDKANPEDFIHLFLNSSERLVEFLEHLVKTHSKWSTLVYNTLVEHYLHVWSALNDDVTKVQYEQKIVRLLQNSEACYDKDQILILCYQHNFKRGLLFLYEENKLYQEILRFHLREGDNEQILATCKRFGHQDPNLWVQALWSVARSKEAPAKLLADILAYIAQERLLSPLMVIDAISTSLSCTLGDIRTYLNSVLLTEHKQTQADMELTEKYRADTQKIREQIESIKSSTIIFQGSRCSACHHQLELPSVHFMCQHSYHQHCFQSFSENENECPACLPNNKKLLDIIKAQEQSKDLHETFHSLLDRAEDPFSLVADYFGRGVFKKLMVITDNDKSLSTFEKSKLNYGPGAEARIRLTEGKTTTLGKTETRRPYDNFSTITDDRLRSFPKSDLYSSSLEANISGTASDISTPRGNSRKASPIPIREARILNSTTPKSSPIQKSYIPPKTPIVPSNPFGTDDYDESKNPFSEDKDDDTNPFKDNDDTNPFNDDDDDYNKNLNPFGR, via the exons ATGGCATTTCTCGAG tgGAGACGCTTCAATTTCTTCGATCTTAAAAAAGAAGTTGACGGTGGAAAAGTAGCTACGGCACTTGGT GATGCTCAAGTAATAGCAGCTACGAGCGGTAATGGAACTTTAGTGTTCGGAGATAATACAGGCAATGTGCATTTAGTAAATAGGACTTACGACGTTATCACATTTCGCGCTTATGATCTTACGTTAACATTAGCTCAACAAGTTCAACATTCCACTTTTCTATTCACTATTGGT gaaGATGAACCAGGTTGTAATCCTACTATAAAGGTATGGAATTTAGCTAAACCAGATAAACAAGGCAATCCAACATGTGTCCGTATAAGTAGAGCTATACCAAGTTACAGAGGAGTTCCTGCAACTGCTCTGTGTGTGCATACTAGTCTTACATTAATGGCTGTTGGTTTTGGAGATGGTTCTATTATGCTTTAtag GGGTGATTTAActagagaaagaagaaacaagataaaagttttaaaagttacCAATGTTTCCATTACTGGTTTAGCAATAAGATCTAGTGGCaaacaaaatcatttatttgttGCCACAACAAAtagtgtttttttatataatattactgttaaggataaagaatttaaatcctCCTTAGACACTATGGGTTGCGCTAGAAAATGTAGTGTTCTTGCAGAATCCATGCAAGATAGTCATTTCATGATTGGTCGTaatgat gcAATTTATTGTTACACACCAGATGGTAGAGGTCCTTGTTATGCAGTAGAAGgtcaaaaaattatgttagaATGGTTCAGAAGTTATCTAGTTATTATAGCAAAAGAAGCTGCTAATGTTCCAAGAACAACTACCATTTCTGCGAAACCAAG taCTATAGAACCAATACCTCCAGGTGTAGATAAACATATGATCACGGTTCtcgatatacaaaataaatttattgtattttctgCATCAATGTTGTCTGTACAAGCTGTTCTATCAGAATGGGGTGGATTTTTTATACTCAGTGGTGACAATAAACTTTATAACTTGGATGAAAAAGATTTGCAATCGAAATTAGCattacttttcaaaaaaaatttatatgatgtaTCTATAAG AATAGCTAAAAATCAACAATATGATGCTGAAGGACTTGTTGATATATTTCGACAATATGGCGATCATTTATACTCAAAAGGAGATCATAATGGAGCAAtagaacaatatattaaaactattggAAAATTAGAACCATCATACGTAATTAGAAAGTTTTTAGATTCTCAACATATAGATAATCTAACAACTTACTTACAAGCTTTACATAAAAATGGACAAGCAACAGAAGATCATACAACTTTACTATTAAATTGTTACACGAAACTTAATCATacagataaattaaaagaatttattatg acAAAAGATAGGGAGGTTGATTTTGATgttgaaattgcaataaaagttTGTCGTCAAGCATCACCGGAAGATGCCTTATTACTTGCACAAAAACATGGCCGTCACGAATGTTATCTTCGTATTCAAATAGAAGATAAACAGGAATATAAGAAGGCATTAGAATATATAGCAACTTTAGAATTTGAAGAA gCAGAATCtaacatgaaaaaatatggTAATATTCTCATAGAAAATGTACCAGATGAATCGactcaatttttaaaagcttTATGCACTAATTATAGGCCTTCCAATAAACCACTTGTAGATCag GAAACATTGTATGGTAATATTTGTCAAGATGTTGATAAAGCTAATCCAGaagattttattcatttgtttttaaatagttcAGAACGTCTTGTAGAATTCTTAGAACATTTAGTGAAAACTCATAGCAA aTGGAGTACTTtagtatataatacattagtAGAGCATTATCTTCATGTATGGTCAGCTTTGAATGATGATGTGACAAAAGTACaatatgaacaaaaaattgttcgaCTTTTACAAAATTCGGAAGCCTGTTATGATAAAgatcaaatattaatcttatgctatcaacataattttaaacgcggtttactttttctttacgaagaaaataaatt atATCAGGAAATATTACGATTTCATTTACGTGAAGGAGATAATGAGCAAATCTTAGCTACGTGTAAACGATTTGGACATCAAGATCCAAATTTATGGGTTCAAGCTTTATGGAGTGTTGCAAGAAGTAAAGAAGCACCAGCTAAACTTCTTGCAGATATATTAGCATACAtag ctCAGGAAAGATTATTATCACCATTGATGGTTATTGATGCAATTTCTACTTCACTTTCCTGTACCTTGGGAGATATAAGAACTTATTTAAATAGCGTATTATTAACAGAACATAAACAAACTCAAGCAGATATGGAGTTGACTGAAAAATATCGAGCAGATACTCAAAAAATTCGAGAACAAATAGAATCAATTAAAAGTAGTACTATAATCTTTCAAGGATCGCGTTGTAGTGCTTGTCATCATCAATTAGAACTTCCCTCGGTACATTTTATGTGTCAGCATTCATATCATCAACA ttGTTTTCAAAGCTTTtcggaaaatgaaaatgaatgtcCAGCTTGTTtaccaaataataaaaaattgttggatATTATAAAAGCGCAAGAACAATCGAAAGATCTTCACGAAACATTTCATAGTCTATTAGATCGAGCAGAAGATCCATTTTCATTAGTTGCTGACTACTTCGGTCGCGgagtctttaaaaaattaatggtgATCACtgataatgataaatcatTATCCACATTtgagaaatcaaaattaaattatggacCAGGTGCAGAAGCTAGAATCAGATTAACAGAAGGTAAAACTACAACGTtag gaaAAACTGAAACTCGTCGTccttatgataatttttctacaataaCGGATGATCGATTGCGATCATTTCCAAAATCAGATCTTTATTCTTCGTCCTTAGAAGCAAATATCTCTGGTACAGCTAGTGACATATCTACCCCACGAGGGAATTCAAGAAAAGCTTCTCCAATACCTATACGAGAAGCTCGCATTTTAAATAGTACAACACCAAAATCATCGCCAATTCAGAAATCTTACATACCACCGAAAACACCAATTGTACCATCTAATCCATTTGGAACAGATGATTATGATGAATCAAAAAATCCATTTTCCGAAGATAAAGATGATGACACTAATCCTTTTAAAGATAACGACGATACAAATCCATTTAatgatgatgacgatgatTATAACAAGAACTTAAATCCTTTTGGTAgataa
- the LOC107998758 gene encoding vacuolar protein sorting-associated protein 11 homolog isoform X3, with protein MAVGFGDGSIMLYRGDLTRERRNKIKVLKVTNVSITGLAIRSSGKQNHLFVATTNSVFLYNITVKDKEFKSSLDTMGCARKCSVLAESMQDSHFMIGRNDAIYCYTPDGRGPCYAVEGQKIMLEWFRSYLVIIAKEAANVPRTTTISAKPSTIEPIPPGVDKHMITVLDIQNKFIVFSASMLSVQAVLSEWGGFFILSGDNKLYNLDEKDLQSKLALLFKKNLYDVSIRIAKNQQYDAEGLVDIFRQYGDHLYSKGDHNGAIEQYIKTIGKLEPSYVIRKFLDSQHIDNLTTYLQALHKNGQATEDHTTLLLNCYTKLNHTDKLKEFIMTKDREVDFDVEIAIKVCRQASPEDALLLAQKHGRHECYLRIQIEDKQEYKKALEYIATLEFEEAESNMKKYGNILIENVPDESTQFLKALCTNYRPSNKPLVDQETLYGNICQDVDKANPEDFIHLFLNSSERLVEFLEHLVKTHSKWSTLVYNTLVEHYLHVWSALNDDVTKVQYEQKIVRLLQNSEACYDKDQILILCYQHNFKRGLLFLYEENKLYQEILRFHLREGDNEQILATCKRFGHQDPNLWVQALWSVARSKEAPAKLLADILAYIAQERLLSPLMVIDAISTSLSCTLGDIRTYLNSVLLTEHKQTQADMELTEKYRADTQKIREQIESIKSSTIIFQGSRCSACHHQLELPSVHFMCQHSYHQHCFQSFSENENECPACLPNNKKLLDIIKAQEQSKDLHETFHSLLDRAEDPFSLVADYFGRGVFKKLMVITDNDKSLSTFEKSKLNYGPGAEARIRLTEGKTTTLGKTETRRPYDNFSTITDDRLRSFPKSDLYSSSLEANISGTASDISTPRGNSRKASPIPIREARILNSTTPKSSPIQKSYIPPKTPIVPSNPFGTDDYDESKNPFSEDKDDDTNPFKDNDDTNPFNDDDDDYNKNLNPFGR; from the exons ATGGCTGTTGGTTTTGGAGATGGTTCTATTATGCTTTAtag GGGTGATTTAActagagaaagaagaaacaagataaaagttttaaaagttacCAATGTTTCCATTACTGGTTTAGCAATAAGATCTAGTGGCaaacaaaatcatttatttgttGCCACAACAAAtagtgtttttttatataatattactgttaaggataaagaatttaaatcctCCTTAGACACTATGGGTTGCGCTAGAAAATGTAGTGTTCTTGCAGAATCCATGCAAGATAGTCATTTCATGATTGGTCGTaatgat gcAATTTATTGTTACACACCAGATGGTAGAGGTCCTTGTTATGCAGTAGAAGgtcaaaaaattatgttagaATGGTTCAGAAGTTATCTAGTTATTATAGCAAAAGAAGCTGCTAATGTTCCAAGAACAACTACCATTTCTGCGAAACCAAG taCTATAGAACCAATACCTCCAGGTGTAGATAAACATATGATCACGGTTCtcgatatacaaaataaatttattgtattttctgCATCAATGTTGTCTGTACAAGCTGTTCTATCAGAATGGGGTGGATTTTTTATACTCAGTGGTGACAATAAACTTTATAACTTGGATGAAAAAGATTTGCAATCGAAATTAGCattacttttcaaaaaaaatttatatgatgtaTCTATAAG AATAGCTAAAAATCAACAATATGATGCTGAAGGACTTGTTGATATATTTCGACAATATGGCGATCATTTATACTCAAAAGGAGATCATAATGGAGCAAtagaacaatatattaaaactattggAAAATTAGAACCATCATACGTAATTAGAAAGTTTTTAGATTCTCAACATATAGATAATCTAACAACTTACTTACAAGCTTTACATAAAAATGGACAAGCAACAGAAGATCATACAACTTTACTATTAAATTGTTACACGAAACTTAATCATacagataaattaaaagaatttattatg acAAAAGATAGGGAGGTTGATTTTGATgttgaaattgcaataaaagttTGTCGTCAAGCATCACCGGAAGATGCCTTATTACTTGCACAAAAACATGGCCGTCACGAATGTTATCTTCGTATTCAAATAGAAGATAAACAGGAATATAAGAAGGCATTAGAATATATAGCAACTTTAGAATTTGAAGAA gCAGAATCtaacatgaaaaaatatggTAATATTCTCATAGAAAATGTACCAGATGAATCGactcaatttttaaaagcttTATGCACTAATTATAGGCCTTCCAATAAACCACTTGTAGATCag GAAACATTGTATGGTAATATTTGTCAAGATGTTGATAAAGCTAATCCAGaagattttattcatttgtttttaaatagttcAGAACGTCTTGTAGAATTCTTAGAACATTTAGTGAAAACTCATAGCAA aTGGAGTACTTtagtatataatacattagtAGAGCATTATCTTCATGTATGGTCAGCTTTGAATGATGATGTGACAAAAGTACaatatgaacaaaaaattgttcgaCTTTTACAAAATTCGGAAGCCTGTTATGATAAAgatcaaatattaatcttatgctatcaacataattttaaacgcggtttactttttctttacgaagaaaataaatt atATCAGGAAATATTACGATTTCATTTACGTGAAGGAGATAATGAGCAAATCTTAGCTACGTGTAAACGATTTGGACATCAAGATCCAAATTTATGGGTTCAAGCTTTATGGAGTGTTGCAAGAAGTAAAGAAGCACCAGCTAAACTTCTTGCAGATATATTAGCATACAtag ctCAGGAAAGATTATTATCACCATTGATGGTTATTGATGCAATTTCTACTTCACTTTCCTGTACCTTGGGAGATATAAGAACTTATTTAAATAGCGTATTATTAACAGAACATAAACAAACTCAAGCAGATATGGAGTTGACTGAAAAATATCGAGCAGATACTCAAAAAATTCGAGAACAAATAGAATCAATTAAAAGTAGTACTATAATCTTTCAAGGATCGCGTTGTAGTGCTTGTCATCATCAATTAGAACTTCCCTCGGTACATTTTATGTGTCAGCATTCATATCATCAACA ttGTTTTCAAAGCTTTtcggaaaatgaaaatgaatgtcCAGCTTGTTtaccaaataataaaaaattgttggatATTATAAAAGCGCAAGAACAATCGAAAGATCTTCACGAAACATTTCATAGTCTATTAGATCGAGCAGAAGATCCATTTTCATTAGTTGCTGACTACTTCGGTCGCGgagtctttaaaaaattaatggtgATCACtgataatgataaatcatTATCCACATTtgagaaatcaaaattaaattatggacCAGGTGCAGAAGCTAGAATCAGATTAACAGAAGGTAAAACTACAACGTtag gaaAAACTGAAACTCGTCGTccttatgataatttttctacaataaCGGATGATCGATTGCGATCATTTCCAAAATCAGATCTTTATTCTTCGTCCTTAGAAGCAAATATCTCTGGTACAGCTAGTGACATATCTACCCCACGAGGGAATTCAAGAAAAGCTTCTCCAATACCTATACGAGAAGCTCGCATTTTAAATAGTACAACACCAAAATCATCGCCAATTCAGAAATCTTACATACCACCGAAAACACCAATTGTACCATCTAATCCATTTGGAACAGATGATTATGATGAATCAAAAAATCCATTTTCCGAAGATAAAGATGATGACACTAATCCTTTTAAAGATAACGACGATACAAATCCATTTAatgatgatgacgatgatTATAACAAGAACTTAAATCCTTTTGGTAgataa
- the LOC107998758 gene encoding vacuolar protein sorting-associated protein 11 homolog isoform X2, with the protein MAFLEWRRFNFFDLKKEVDGGKVATALGDAQVIAATSGNGTLVFGDNTGNVHLVNRTYDVITFRAYDLTLTLAQQVQHSTFLFTIGEDEPGCNPTIKVWNLAKPDKQGNPTCVRISRAIPSYRGVPATALCVHTSLTLMAVGFGDGSIMLYRGDLTRERRNKIKVLKVTNVSITGLAIRSSGKQNHLFVATTNSVFLYNITVKDKEFKSSLDTMGCARKCSVLAESMQDSHFMIGRNDAIYCYTPDGRGPCYAVEGQKIMLEWFRSYLVIIAKEAANVPRTTTISAKPSTIEPIPPGVDKHMITVLDIQNKFIVFSASMLSVQAVLSEWGGFFILSGDNKLYNLDEKDLQSKLALLFKKNLYDVSIRIAKNQQYDAEGLVDIFRQYGDHLYSKGDHNGAIEQYIKTIGKLEPSYVIRKFLDSQHIDNLTTYLQALHKNGQATEDHTTLLLNCYTKLNHTDKLKEFIMTKDREVDFDVEIAIKVCRQASPEDALLLAQKHGRHECYLRIQIEDKQEYKKALEYIATLEFEEAESNMKKYGNILIENVPDESTQFLKALCTNYRPSNKPLVDQETLYGNICQDVDKANPEDFIHLFLNSSERLVEFLEHLVKTHSKWSTLVYNTLVEHYLHVWSALNDDVTKVQYEQKIVRLLQNSEACYDKDQILILCYQHNFKRGLLFLYEENKLYQEILRFHLREGDNEQILATCKRFGHQDPNLWVQALWSVARSKEAPAKLLADILAYIAQERLLSPLMVIDAISTSLSCTLGDIRTYLNSVLLTEHKQTQADMELTEKYRADTQKIREQIESIKSSTIIFQGSRCSACHHQLELPSVHFMCQHSYHQHCFQSFSENENECPACLPNNKKLLDIIKAQEQSKDLHETFHSLLDRAEDPFSLVADYFGRGVFKKLMVITDNDKSLSTFEKSKLNYGPGAEARIRLTEGKTETRRPYDNFSTITDDRLRSFPKSDLYSSSLEANISGTASDISTPRGNSRKASPIPIREARILNSTTPKSSPIQKSYIPPKTPIVPSNPFGTDDYDESKNPFSEDKDDDTNPFKDNDDTNPFNDDDDDYNKNLNPFGR; encoded by the exons ATGGCATTTCTCGAG tgGAGACGCTTCAATTTCTTCGATCTTAAAAAAGAAGTTGACGGTGGAAAAGTAGCTACGGCACTTGGT GATGCTCAAGTAATAGCAGCTACGAGCGGTAATGGAACTTTAGTGTTCGGAGATAATACAGGCAATGTGCATTTAGTAAATAGGACTTACGACGTTATCACATTTCGCGCTTATGATCTTACGTTAACATTAGCTCAACAAGTTCAACATTCCACTTTTCTATTCACTATTGGT gaaGATGAACCAGGTTGTAATCCTACTATAAAGGTATGGAATTTAGCTAAACCAGATAAACAAGGCAATCCAACATGTGTCCGTATAAGTAGAGCTATACCAAGTTACAGAGGAGTTCCTGCAACTGCTCTGTGTGTGCATACTAGTCTTACATTAATGGCTGTTGGTTTTGGAGATGGTTCTATTATGCTTTAtag GGGTGATTTAActagagaaagaagaaacaagataaaagttttaaaagttacCAATGTTTCCATTACTGGTTTAGCAATAAGATCTAGTGGCaaacaaaatcatttatttgttGCCACAACAAAtagtgtttttttatataatattactgttaaggataaagaatttaaatcctCCTTAGACACTATGGGTTGCGCTAGAAAATGTAGTGTTCTTGCAGAATCCATGCAAGATAGTCATTTCATGATTGGTCGTaatgat gcAATTTATTGTTACACACCAGATGGTAGAGGTCCTTGTTATGCAGTAGAAGgtcaaaaaattatgttagaATGGTTCAGAAGTTATCTAGTTATTATAGCAAAAGAAGCTGCTAATGTTCCAAGAACAACTACCATTTCTGCGAAACCAAG taCTATAGAACCAATACCTCCAGGTGTAGATAAACATATGATCACGGTTCtcgatatacaaaataaatttattgtattttctgCATCAATGTTGTCTGTACAAGCTGTTCTATCAGAATGGGGTGGATTTTTTATACTCAGTGGTGACAATAAACTTTATAACTTGGATGAAAAAGATTTGCAATCGAAATTAGCattacttttcaaaaaaaatttatatgatgtaTCTATAAG AATAGCTAAAAATCAACAATATGATGCTGAAGGACTTGTTGATATATTTCGACAATATGGCGATCATTTATACTCAAAAGGAGATCATAATGGAGCAAtagaacaatatattaaaactattggAAAATTAGAACCATCATACGTAATTAGAAAGTTTTTAGATTCTCAACATATAGATAATCTAACAACTTACTTACAAGCTTTACATAAAAATGGACAAGCAACAGAAGATCATACAACTTTACTATTAAATTGTTACACGAAACTTAATCATacagataaattaaaagaatttattatg acAAAAGATAGGGAGGTTGATTTTGATgttgaaattgcaataaaagttTGTCGTCAAGCATCACCGGAAGATGCCTTATTACTTGCACAAAAACATGGCCGTCACGAATGTTATCTTCGTATTCAAATAGAAGATAAACAGGAATATAAGAAGGCATTAGAATATATAGCAACTTTAGAATTTGAAGAA gCAGAATCtaacatgaaaaaatatggTAATATTCTCATAGAAAATGTACCAGATGAATCGactcaatttttaaaagcttTATGCACTAATTATAGGCCTTCCAATAAACCACTTGTAGATCag GAAACATTGTATGGTAATATTTGTCAAGATGTTGATAAAGCTAATCCAGaagattttattcatttgtttttaaatagttcAGAACGTCTTGTAGAATTCTTAGAACATTTAGTGAAAACTCATAGCAA aTGGAGTACTTtagtatataatacattagtAGAGCATTATCTTCATGTATGGTCAGCTTTGAATGATGATGTGACAAAAGTACaatatgaacaaaaaattgttcgaCTTTTACAAAATTCGGAAGCCTGTTATGATAAAgatcaaatattaatcttatgctatcaacataattttaaacgcggtttactttttctttacgaagaaaataaatt atATCAGGAAATATTACGATTTCATTTACGTGAAGGAGATAATGAGCAAATCTTAGCTACGTGTAAACGATTTGGACATCAAGATCCAAATTTATGGGTTCAAGCTTTATGGAGTGTTGCAAGAAGTAAAGAAGCACCAGCTAAACTTCTTGCAGATATATTAGCATACAtag ctCAGGAAAGATTATTATCACCATTGATGGTTATTGATGCAATTTCTACTTCACTTTCCTGTACCTTGGGAGATATAAGAACTTATTTAAATAGCGTATTATTAACAGAACATAAACAAACTCAAGCAGATATGGAGTTGACTGAAAAATATCGAGCAGATACTCAAAAAATTCGAGAACAAATAGAATCAATTAAAAGTAGTACTATAATCTTTCAAGGATCGCGTTGTAGTGCTTGTCATCATCAATTAGAACTTCCCTCGGTACATTTTATGTGTCAGCATTCATATCATCAACA ttGTTTTCAAAGCTTTtcggaaaatgaaaatgaatgtcCAGCTTGTTtaccaaataataaaaaattgttggatATTATAAAAGCGCAAGAACAATCGAAAGATCTTCACGAAACATTTCATAGTCTATTAGATCGAGCAGAAGATCCATTTTCATTAGTTGCTGACTACTTCGGTCGCGgagtctttaaaaaattaatggtgATCACtgataatgataaatcatTATCCACATTtgagaaatcaaaattaaattatggacCAGGTGCAGAAGCTAGAATCAGATTAACAGAAG gaaAAACTGAAACTCGTCGTccttatgataatttttctacaataaCGGATGATCGATTGCGATCATTTCCAAAATCAGATCTTTATTCTTCGTCCTTAGAAGCAAATATCTCTGGTACAGCTAGTGACATATCTACCCCACGAGGGAATTCAAGAAAAGCTTCTCCAATACCTATACGAGAAGCTCGCATTTTAAATAGTACAACACCAAAATCATCGCCAATTCAGAAATCTTACATACCACCGAAAACACCAATTGTACCATCTAATCCATTTGGAACAGATGATTATGATGAATCAAAAAATCCATTTTCCGAAGATAAAGATGATGACACTAATCCTTTTAAAGATAACGACGATACAAATCCATTTAatgatgatgacgatgatTATAACAAGAACTTAAATCCTTTTGGTAgataa
- the LOC107998759 gene encoding uncharacterized protein LOC107998759, producing MSTDEKDIKKLNKPKIISIVKVNKPIKLMKLNEKSGNNENKNTNVVDNHVPLNDASNIQNIKENFKEVDMPKNSIKSLSDNIIISATSIEQNENKSKTFKSEKYEKTKEANVSKKNCMKSTKEKENKITIDKKRVKSVTIKSPNLDILKHKNRLYSSSTNAKKLNATNKKSISVTTKKNSKPIVGVMPCYKYKKVESKTPVKKTVIRDIIGSKIKPCINSGIEKTPDNLKFLEIDENNHVKSLISGKELAKPEYNSIMYTISKLNELKKQKVITDIEHLPASYKNLISGKISTALDFPLDEVIYKNLVDLSIDENQLPSRLTRSKDPEPRQKDVVPILSDFFTPISIDEYCTPVSVKPRSSETIDYWNAFRISDQIYEWKHTLNHI from the exons atgtctactgatgaaaaagatattaaaaaattgaataaaccgaaaattataagtattgtAAAAGTGAATAAacctattaaattaatgaaattaaatgaaaaatctggtaataatgaaaataaaaatacgaacgTTGTTGATAATCACGTTCCTTTGAACGATGCTAGtaacattcaaaatattaaagaaaattttaaggaagTTGATATGcccaaaaattctattaaatctttaagtgataatataataatttcagctACTTCTAttgaacaaaatgaaaataaaagcaaaacatttaaatcagaaaaatatgaaaaaacaaaagaagctaatgtttcaaagaaaaattgcatgaaaagtacaaaagaaaaagaaaataaaataacaattgataaaaaaagagttaAGAGTGTAACTATAAAATCtccaaatttagatattttgaaacataaaaatagaCTTTATTCTTCTAGTACTAATGCAAAGAAGTTAAAtgctacaaataaaaaatctatttcagttacaactaaaaaaaattcaaaacctATTGTTGGTGTTATGccatgttataaatataaaaaagttgaatCTAAGACTCCTGTTAAAAAAACTGTAATAAGAGATATAATTGGTTCCAAAATAAAGCCTTGTATTAATTCAGGAATAGAAAAGACAccagataatttaaaatttttagaaattgatgAAAACAATCATGTAAAATCACTTATTTCTGGAAAAGAATTAGCAAAACcagaatataattcaattatgtatacaattagtaaattaaatgaactaaaaaaacaaaaagttatAACTGATATTGAACATTTACCAGcttcatataaaaatcttataagtGGGAAG atttcTACTGCTTTAGATTTTCCACTTGAtgaagtaatttataaaaatttggtgGATTTATCTATAGATGAAAATCAGTTGCCAAGTAGATTAACTCGTAGTAAAGATCCAGAACCAAGGCAAAAAGATGTTGTGCCAAtactttctgatttttttacaCCTATATCTATTGATGAATATTGTACTCCTGTTTCTGTAAAGCCACGATCTTCAGAAACTATTGATTATTGGAATGCTTTTAGAATAAGTGATCAAATATATGAATGGAAACATACTttgaatcatatataa